In Ruminiclostridium papyrosolvens DSM 2782, the following proteins share a genomic window:
- the groES gene encoding co-chaperone GroES yields the protein MKIKPLGDRVVIKMLESEETTKSGIVLPGSAKEKPQVAEVVAVGPGTVVDGKEIKMEVKVGDRVLTSKYSGTEVKFDGQEYTILKQSDILAIVE from the coding sequence ATGAAGATAAAACCATTAGGCGATAGAGTAGTTATTAAAATGCTTGAGAGCGAAGAAACTACTAAAAGTGGAATAGTATTACCGGGAAGTGCAAAGGAAAAGCCACAGGTAGCAGAGGTTGTTGCAGTAGGACCTGGAACAGTTGTAGATGGCAAAGAAATTAAGATGGAAGTTAAAGTTGGAGACAGAGTACTTACCAGCAAATATTCAGGAACAGAAGTAAAATTTGACGGTCAGGAATATACAATATTGAAGCAGAGCGATATCCTCGCAATTGTTGAATAA
- the hisB gene encoding imidazoleglycerol-phosphate dehydratase HisB, translating into MREGLVTRNTKETQINVKINLDGKGDCEANTGIGFFDHMLVLFTKHGLMDACYDVKGDLHVDCHHTIEDTGIAMGLAIRQALGDKKSIRRYGTAYVPMDEALVLVSLDLSDRPYLVFDADFSQPMVGQMDTQMVEEFFRAVAFNAGITLHIKVLHGSNCHHIIEAMFKAFGRAIDDATRLDTRIEGVMSTKGTL; encoded by the coding sequence ATGAGAGAGGGTTTGGTTACAAGAAACACAAAAGAAACTCAAATCAATGTAAAAATAAATCTGGACGGTAAAGGTGATTGTGAAGCAAACACCGGCATCGGGTTCTTTGACCACATGCTTGTATTATTTACAAAGCATGGACTTATGGATGCCTGCTATGACGTAAAAGGTGATTTGCATGTGGACTGCCATCATACCATTGAGGATACGGGTATAGCCATGGGCCTTGCAATCAGGCAGGCACTTGGAGATAAGAAGTCCATAAGAAGATATGGTACTGCCTATGTTCCAATGGACGAGGCTCTTGTACTTGTATCTCTTGATTTGAGCGACAGACCGTATCTTGTATTCGATGCTGATTTCTCACAGCCCATGGTAGGACAAATGGATACTCAAATGGTAGAGGAATTCTTCAGAGCAGTTGCATTTAACGCCGGAATTACCCTTCATATCAAAGTTCTTCACGGTTCAAACTGCCATCACATAATAGAAGCAATGTTCAAGGCATTCGGCAGGGCTATTGACGATGCAACACGATTGGACACCAGAATTGAAGGCGTCATGTCAACAAAAGGTACGTTGTAA
- the hisIE gene encoding bifunctional phosphoribosyl-AMP cyclohydrolase/phosphoribosyl-ATP diphosphatase HisIE produces MNNLKSSVKFDEKGLVPVVTQDTKTKEVLMVAYMNEEAFDKTIETGKVHYYSRSRSKLWLKGETSGHFQLVKSIKLDCDGDTILIEAEQIDAACHTGNKSCFYRTMVDGEWKENEEEKPTAAILHEVYNVIVDRNVNPKEGSYTNYLFTKGLDKILKKVGEEAAEVIIAAKNKSKEEIRYEVSDLMYHLMVLLVERGLTLEDIYGELKGRR; encoded by the coding sequence ATGAATAACTTAAAAAGTTCAGTTAAATTTGATGAGAAAGGTCTTGTTCCGGTAGTTACTCAGGATACTAAAACAAAAGAGGTTCTGATGGTAGCTTATATGAATGAGGAAGCCTTTGACAAGACAATAGAAACAGGAAAGGTTCATTATTACAGCCGCAGCCGCAGTAAGCTTTGGCTAAAAGGTGAGACATCAGGCCATTTTCAGCTTGTTAAGTCAATAAAGCTGGACTGTGACGGAGACACAATTTTGATAGAGGCTGAACAGATTGATGCTGCTTGCCATACAGGAAACAAGTCATGCTTTTACAGAACAATGGTTGACGGAGAATGGAAAGAAAATGAAGAAGAGAAGCCAACTGCAGCAATTCTTCATGAAGTTTACAACGTAATAGTAGACAGAAATGTTAATCCTAAAGAAGGTTCATATACTAATTATCTGTTTACAAAAGGTTTAGATAAGATATTGAAAAAAGTAGGAGAAGAGGCTGCCGAGGTTATCATTGCGGCAAAAAACAAATCAAAAGAAGAGATTAGATACGAAGTATCGGATTTAATGTACCATCTTATGGTATTACTTGTAGAGAGAGGCCTCACTCTTGAAGACATATACGGAGAATTAAAAGGAAGAAGATAA
- the hisA gene encoding 1-(5-phosphoribosyl)-5-[(5-phosphoribosylamino)methylideneamino]imidazole-4-carboxamide isomerase — MIIYPAIDIIGGKCVRLQQGSYSDVTVFGDSPVDMARKWESLGAEYLHVVDLDGARSGKSENAEIIAQIAKTLKIPVQIGGGIRTLETIEAYLSGGLSRVILGTSAVNNREMLISALKEYKDKIAVGIDAKDGKVAIHGWEKTSDFTAVEFAKEVEALGTKTIIYTDISRDGMLKGPNLQAMKEMADSVSLNVIASGGVSKLADIVDLKQTGVSGVIVGKALYTKNVNLKEAIEAI, encoded by the coding sequence ATGATTATTTATCCCGCAATTGACATAATAGGCGGAAAGTGCGTAAGGCTGCAGCAAGGCAGCTATAGTGATGTAACTGTTTTCGGGGACAGCCCTGTGGATATGGCAAGAAAATGGGAAAGCCTTGGAGCAGAATACTTGCATGTAGTTGATTTGGACGGTGCAAGGTCAGGTAAATCAGAAAATGCAGAGATTATAGCACAAATAGCAAAAACATTGAAAATTCCGGTTCAGATAGGCGGTGGGATAAGAACTCTTGAAACCATTGAGGCTTACCTGTCGGGAGGTTTGAGCAGAGTTATACTGGGTACCTCGGCGGTGAATAACCGTGAAATGTTGATATCGGCACTAAAAGAATATAAAGACAAAATAGCTGTAGGAATAGATGCAAAGGATGGGAAGGTTGCCATCCATGGTTGGGAAAAAACAAGTGATTTTACGGCCGTTGAGTTTGCAAAGGAAGTAGAAGCCCTTGGTACAAAAACAATTATATACACTGATATTTCAAGGGACGGTATGCTAAAAGGCCCGAATCTGCAGGCAATGAAAGAAATGGCGGACAGTGTTTCATTAAACGTAATAGCCTCCGGAGGAGTAAGCAAACTTGCAGATATAGTTGACTTGAAGCAGACGGGAGTCAGCGGAGTAATTGTAGGCAAAGCCCTTTATACCAAAAATGTAAATCTAAAAGAAGCCATAGAAGCTATATAA
- a CDS encoding phosphoribosylaminoimidazolesuccinocarboxamide synthase, producing the protein MLLNNTDFIKLPLFVKGKVRNVYDLGDQLLIVVTDRISAFDVVFDELIPNKGTVLNSISAFWFDFTKDVIGNHVITTDVDKYPKELSAFKDELQGRSMLVKKVQMLPAECIVRGYLEGSGLKEYQKTGTVCGIKLPAGLKQADKLPEPIFTPSTKESEGHDINVSFEVLCEKIGLEMAQKLKDASLKLYEKASKHAESKGLILADTKFEFGMLDGELVVGDEMFTPDSSRFWAMDEYQPGRAQKSFDKQYLREYLESITWDKQPPAPELPKEVIRKTEEKYVEAYERITGKKFQGDNL; encoded by the coding sequence ATGTTATTAAACAATACAGATTTCATCAAATTACCCTTATTCGTAAAAGGAAAGGTAAGAAACGTATATGATTTGGGAGATCAGCTCCTTATAGTAGTAACAGACAGAATATCAGCCTTTGACGTGGTATTTGATGAATTAATACCTAACAAGGGAACAGTCCTGAACAGTATATCAGCATTTTGGTTTGACTTTACAAAGGATGTTATCGGAAACCATGTAATAACCACCGATGTGGACAAATATCCAAAAGAACTATCGGCTTTCAAAGATGAGTTGCAGGGCCGTTCAATGCTAGTAAAGAAAGTACAGATGCTTCCGGCAGAATGTATTGTAAGAGGATATCTGGAAGGGTCAGGACTCAAGGAATATCAAAAAACAGGAACTGTATGCGGTATAAAACTTCCCGCGGGATTAAAACAGGCTGACAAACTGCCTGAACCAATATTCACACCATCCACAAAGGAATCAGAAGGTCATGATATAAATGTGTCTTTTGAAGTACTATGTGAGAAGATTGGATTAGAAATGGCACAAAAGCTAAAGGATGCAAGCTTGAAGCTTTACGAAAAAGCCAGCAAACATGCTGAAAGCAAGGGACTTATATTAGCAGATACAAAATTTGAATTCGGAATGTTAGACGGAGAACTGGTTGTAGGTGACGAAATGTTCACACCTGATTCCTCAAGATTCTGGGCAATGGATGAATACCAACCGGGAAGAGCACAGAAGAGTTTTGACAAGCAATATTTAAGGGAATACCTTGAAAGTATTACATGGGATAAACAGCCTCCTGCACCTGAGCTTCCAAAAGAAGTAATCAGAAAAACAGAGGAGAAATATGTAGAAGCCTATGAAAGAATCACCGGGAAAAAGTTTCAGGGAGATAATCTATGA
- the hisF gene encoding imidazole glycerol phosphate synthase subunit HisF translates to MLTKRIIPCLDVHAGRVVKGVQFVNIIDAGDPVEAAAFYDKAGADELTFLDITASSDARSIMLDVVSRVAEQVFIPFTVGGGIRTAEDFRQILKAGADKVGVNSAALKRPELISEAAWKFGSQCVVLAIDAKKRADGSGWDTYLNGGRVNTGKDAVEWAIEAEKLGAGEILLTSMDKDGTKDGYDIALTRTISENVKIPVIASGGAGKMEHFKDALLDGKADAVLAASLFHFREMEIRDLKGYLKNNGIETRL, encoded by the coding sequence ATGCTGACCAAAAGAATAATTCCCTGTCTTGATGTACATGCAGGGAGAGTTGTTAAAGGCGTACAGTTTGTAAATATAATAGATGCCGGAGACCCGGTGGAAGCGGCTGCATTTTATGACAAAGCCGGAGCAGATGAGCTTACTTTTCTGGATATTACTGCTTCTTCAGACGCAAGGTCAATAATGCTTGATGTTGTCAGCAGGGTAGCAGAGCAAGTATTTATTCCCTTCACTGTAGGCGGTGGAATCAGAACGGCAGAGGATTTTCGCCAGATATTGAAAGCAGGAGCTGACAAAGTGGGTGTAAATTCTGCGGCACTGAAAAGACCTGAGCTGATATCAGAAGCAGCGTGGAAATTCGGAAGTCAGTGCGTAGTTCTGGCAATAGATGCAAAAAAGCGTGCTGACGGTTCGGGATGGGATACATATCTCAACGGCGGAAGAGTAAACACAGGTAAGGATGCCGTTGAATGGGCTATAGAAGCTGAAAAGCTGGGAGCCGGTGAAATCCTTTTAACAAGCATGGATAAGGACGGGACAAAAGACGGATATGATATAGCTTTAACAAGAACAATATCCGAAAATGTAAAAATCCCTGTCATAGCCTCCGGCGGAGCAGGGAAAATGGAGCATTTCAAGGATGCTTTATTAGACGGAAAAGCGGATGCGGTATTGGCAGCGTCACTATTTCATTTTAGAGAGATGGAAATCCGTGATTTAAAAGGTTACTTAAAAAATAATGGTATAGAAACCAGACTTTAA
- the hisD gene encoding histidinol dehydrogenase: MLNIVDLRNDFDGSIKKDLYKKLTQRTGTQNGTNTISIVAEIIDNVKQNGDSALKEYTKKFDKAQIETIKVSEEDITAAYKEVAPELLETIKKSKQNIWSFHEKQLQNSWISPKEDGTMLGQLVRPLEKVGLYVPGGTAPLISSVLMTAVPAKVAGVEKLIMCTPPSQDGSINPAILVAAREAGVDEVYRAGGAQAVAAMAYGTETIPSVDKICGPGNVYVATAKRLVFGDCDIDMFAGPSEILVIADSSAVPEYVAADLLSQAEHDILASSVLVTDDVSLLDSVKTEIEKQLLGLKRNEIIEKSLKSYGFGILVDNLEEAIEVSNNIAPEHLELCIKEPMSILGMIKNAGAIFVGNYSPEPLGDYMAGPSHVLPTSGTARFSSPVNVDQFIKKSSLIYYNKQSLEATNNDIVRFAEAELLDAHANAIKVRFNK, from the coding sequence ATGCTAAACATTGTAGATTTACGAAATGACTTTGACGGGAGTATTAAAAAGGATTTATATAAGAAATTAACACAGAGAACCGGAACACAGAATGGCACAAATACAATCAGTATTGTAGCAGAAATAATTGACAACGTTAAACAAAATGGTGACAGTGCATTAAAAGAATACACAAAGAAATTCGATAAAGCACAAATAGAAACCATTAAAGTCTCGGAAGAAGATATTACAGCTGCATACAAAGAGGTTGCCCCGGAGCTGTTGGAGACTATAAAAAAATCAAAACAGAATATATGGAGCTTTCATGAAAAACAGCTTCAAAACAGCTGGATAAGTCCTAAAGAGGACGGAACTATGCTGGGACAGCTTGTAAGACCTCTTGAAAAGGTAGGCTTATATGTTCCCGGAGGAACAGCTCCACTTATATCCTCGGTATTGATGACGGCGGTTCCCGCAAAGGTAGCCGGAGTGGAAAAGCTCATAATGTGTACACCGCCTTCACAGGATGGAAGTATAAACCCTGCAATTCTGGTTGCAGCCAGAGAAGCAGGAGTGGATGAGGTATACAGAGCCGGAGGTGCACAGGCGGTGGCGGCAATGGCATACGGAACAGAAACGATACCGTCGGTGGATAAGATATGCGGCCCCGGCAATGTCTATGTTGCTACAGCCAAGAGACTGGTATTCGGAGACTGCGACATAGATATGTTTGCAGGTCCAAGCGAAATACTGGTAATAGCAGATTCCAGTGCGGTACCCGAGTACGTAGCTGCGGATCTTCTGTCACAGGCGGAGCATGACATATTGGCCTCCTCAGTGCTGGTTACAGATGATGTAAGTCTTTTGGACAGTGTAAAAACTGAGATAGAGAAGCAGCTTTTAGGCTTAAAAAGAAACGAAATAATTGAGAAATCCTTAAAGAGCTATGGCTTTGGGATATTGGTAGATAACCTAGAAGAGGCAATAGAGGTATCAAATAATATAGCACCCGAGCACTTAGAGCTATGTATAAAAGAGCCCATGAGTATACTGGGAATGATAAAAAATGCGGGAGCAATATTCGTAGGAAACTATTCGCCGGAACCCTTGGGAGACTACATGGCAGGTCCAAGTCACGTTCTTCCTACCAGTGGAACCGCAAGGTTTTCGTCACCGGTAAATGTAGACCAATTTATTAAAAAATCAAGCCTGATTTATTATAACAAACAATCACTTGAGGCGACAAACAACGATATTGTAAGGTTTGCGGAAGCTGAATTGTTGGATGCACATGCAAATGCCATAAAAGTAAGATTTAATAAATAA
- the hisC gene encoding histidinol-phosphate transaminase: MIEELIRTEIRSFIPYNANQQPYKIKLDANESPFNLPSAARKKLAEYVLEDPRLNMYPDTDSIQLREALGSYWNVDKENIIVGTGSDQLIQIIANVFVEKGDKVLYPAPSFGMYKDSCIVAGGKAVDYILDQSNNFSYCADKIIQAYEREKPKIIYICSPNNPTGNLMPQDEIIKVVKACTKSIVVVDEAYADFSDTTVTPYIKEYENLLILRTFSKAFGLAGIRCGYSIASEKLTRAVNLARPPYNISSLSQYAAALVLSNIDEIKTNIKYLVEERERVSLKLAEIDGIKVYASAANFILVKIQNSKDVYTKLCERGIFIRAFGSSPLLSDCMRITIGTHEQNSVLLDELCTICYNK, translated from the coding sequence ATGATAGAAGAATTAATCAGAACGGAAATACGTTCATTTATACCATATAATGCAAATCAGCAGCCCTATAAAATAAAACTGGATGCCAACGAGAGTCCTTTCAACCTACCGTCAGCAGCCAGAAAAAAACTGGCTGAATATGTACTGGAAGATCCCCGGTTGAACATGTATCCTGATACGGATTCTATTCAATTAAGGGAAGCCTTAGGCTCATACTGGAACGTGGATAAAGAAAATATCATAGTGGGAACAGGCTCCGACCAGCTTATACAGATTATAGCAAATGTATTTGTGGAGAAGGGCGACAAGGTTCTCTATCCTGCCCCCTCCTTCGGCATGTATAAGGACTCCTGTATAGTAGCAGGAGGTAAGGCTGTGGACTATATTCTGGACCAGAGCAATAACTTTTCCTATTGTGCTGATAAAATAATACAGGCCTACGAAAGAGAAAAGCCCAAAATTATATATATATGCAGTCCTAATAATCCCACCGGCAATCTGATGCCACAGGATGAAATAATAAAAGTAGTGAAGGCATGTACAAAATCAATAGTTGTAGTGGATGAGGCATATGCAGACTTTTCCGATACAACGGTAACTCCATATATAAAGGAATATGAAAATTTGCTTATTCTGCGTACGTTTTCAAAGGCTTTCGGATTAGCAGGAATAAGGTGCGGATATTCCATAGCCTCGGAAAAGCTTACCAGGGCTGTAAATCTGGCAAGACCTCCTTATAATATCAGCTCATTGTCACAGTATGCGGCTGCACTGGTTTTATCCAATATAGATGAAATCAAAACAAACATAAAATATCTAGTAGAAGAGAGGGAACGTGTTTCCTTAAAACTGGCTGAGATAGATGGAATAAAAGTGTACGCCTCAGCAGCAAACTTTATACTGGTGAAAATTCAGAACTCCAAGGATGTTTATACAAAATTATGCGAAAGAGGTATTTTTATCAGAGCCTTTGGTTCTTCTCCCCTTTTATCAGATTGCATGAGAATAACCATAGGAACACATGAACAAAATTCCGTATTGCTTGATGAACTATGCACTATCTGCTATAATAAATAA
- the groL gene encoding chaperonin GroEL (60 kDa chaperone family; promotes refolding of misfolded polypeptides especially under stressful conditions; forms two stacked rings of heptamers to form a barrel-shaped 14mer; ends can be capped by GroES; misfolded proteins enter the barrel where they are refolded when GroES binds), with product MAKEIKFGEEARRALEKGVNQLADTVKVTLGPKGRNVVLDKKFGSPLITNDGVTIAKEVELEDKFENMGAQLVKEVATKTNDVAGDGTTTATLLAQAIIREGMKNVAAGANPMILKKGLQKAVDTAVAGIKANSRKIKGKEDIARVATISANEELIGTLIADAMEKVTNDGVITVEESKTMGTNLEVVEGMQFDRGYLSAYMVTDTDKMEAVLDDPYILITDKKITNIQDILPILEQIVQQGKKLLIIAEDMEGEALTTLILNKLRGTFTCVAVKAPGFGDRRKAMLQDIAILTGGEVITEELGLDLKETQIAQLGKARQVIIQKENTIVVDGAGKAEDIKTRINSIKTQIEDTTSDFDREKLQERLAKLSGGVAVIQVGAATETEMKEKKLRIEDALAATRAAVEEGIVAGGGTALINVIPEVAKLLETTSGDEKTGVQIILRALEEPVRQIAANAGLEGSVIVDKIKASEKDIGFDALNEKYINMIESGIVDPAKVTRSALQNAASVAAMVLTTESVVADKPEPEAPAMPGGMPGGMGGMY from the coding sequence ATGGCAAAGGAAATAAAATTTGGCGAAGAAGCTAGACGCGCACTTGAAAAAGGTGTTAATCAATTAGCTGACACAGTAAAAGTTACCCTTGGACCAAAGGGAAGAAATGTTGTTTTAGATAAGAAATTCGGCTCACCATTAATAACAAACGATGGTGTTACTATAGCAAAAGAAGTTGAACTTGAAGACAAGTTTGAAAATATGGGTGCACAGCTTGTTAAAGAAGTTGCTACAAAGACAAACGATGTAGCCGGTGACGGTACTACTACAGCAACTTTACTTGCACAGGCAATAATTAGAGAAGGTATGAAGAACGTTGCAGCAGGAGCAAACCCAATGATTTTAAAGAAAGGTTTGCAGAAGGCTGTTGATACAGCTGTTGCAGGAATCAAGGCAAACAGCCGTAAAATCAAAGGTAAGGAAGACATCGCAAGAGTTGCAACTATTTCCGCAAATGAGGAATTAATAGGAACTCTTATTGCTGATGCAATGGAAAAAGTAACAAATGACGGAGTTATCACTGTAGAAGAATCAAAGACTATGGGAACAAACCTTGAAGTAGTTGAAGGTATGCAGTTCGACAGAGGATACCTGTCAGCTTACATGGTTACTGATACAGATAAGATGGAAGCAGTTTTGGATGATCCATATATCCTTATAACTGACAAGAAAATAACAAACATTCAGGATATACTTCCAATACTTGAACAAATTGTTCAGCAAGGAAAGAAGCTTCTCATAATTGCAGAAGACATGGAAGGAGAAGCACTTACAACTCTTATCCTGAACAAATTAAGAGGAACCTTTACTTGTGTAGCTGTTAAGGCACCTGGATTCGGTGACAGAAGAAAAGCTATGCTTCAGGATATAGCAATATTAACAGGCGGAGAAGTTATAACTGAAGAATTGGGTCTTGACCTTAAAGAAACTCAGATAGCTCAGCTTGGTAAAGCAAGACAGGTAATTATACAAAAAGAAAATACAATAGTGGTTGATGGTGCAGGAAAAGCAGAAGACATTAAGACCAGAATTAACTCCATCAAGACTCAGATTGAAGATACTACATCAGACTTTGACAGAGAAAAACTTCAGGAAAGACTTGCAAAGCTTTCAGGCGGTGTAGCTGTAATTCAGGTTGGTGCTGCAACTGAAACTGAAATGAAAGAAAAGAAATTGAGAATTGAAGATGCTCTGGCTGCAACAAGAGCAGCAGTTGAAGAAGGTATAGTAGCCGGCGGTGGAACAGCGTTGATTAACGTTATTCCTGAAGTTGCTAAATTACTTGAAACAACTTCCGGTGACGAAAAGACAGGCGTTCAGATTATATTAAGAGCACTTGAAGAACCTGTAAGACAGATAGCAGCAAATGCAGGTCTTGAAGGATCAGTAATAGTTGATAAGATTAAGGCAAGCGAAAAGGATATCGGATTCGATGCACTTAACGAAAAATATATAAATATGATTGAAAGCGGAATAGTTGATCCTGCAAAGGTTACAAGATCAGCTCTCCAAAATGCGGCTTCTGTAGCTGCAATGGTACTTACAACAGAAAGCGTTGTAGCTGATAAGCCTGAACCGGAAGCACCGGCTATGCCAGGTGGAATGCCGGGCGGAATGGGCGGAATGTACTAA
- the hisH gene encoding imidazole glycerol phosphate synthase subunit HisH: MIAIIDYGVGNLASVNKALRFIGFDSKITSDHVEILAADKVILPGVGAFADAMNSLEKTGMISVIKQVAEKGTPLLGICLGMQLLFDYSTEGGEKVGGLGLLKGSVNQFPLDMGLKVPHMGWNSLEIRQEKGIFSGVRQNSYVYFVHSYFVTAENASDVAAVCKYGIGFDAAVCRGNIIGTQFHPEKSGDVGLEILKNFALA, from the coding sequence ATGATAGCTATTATAGACTATGGCGTGGGTAATCTTGCCAGTGTTAACAAGGCATTGCGCTTTATAGGATTTGATTCAAAAATAACTTCTGACCATGTAGAAATACTTGCAGCTGACAAGGTTATACTGCCCGGTGTCGGTGCATTTGCTGATGCTATGAATAGTCTTGAAAAGACTGGAATGATATCAGTCATAAAGCAGGTTGCGGAAAAGGGAACACCCTTGTTGGGCATTTGTCTTGGAATGCAGCTGCTTTTTGACTACAGCACTGAAGGCGGGGAAAAAGTGGGAGGCTTGGGACTGTTAAAAGGCTCGGTAAACCAATTTCCCCTGGATATGGGACTGAAAGTTCCTCATATGGGCTGGAACAGTCTAGAAATCAGGCAGGAAAAGGGCATTTTTAGCGGAGTACGACAAAATAGCTATGTATATTTTGTACACTCATACTTTGTGACTGCTGAAAATGCCTCCGATGTTGCCGCAGTGTGCAAATACGGAATCGGGTTTGATGCCGCTGTTTGCAGGGGGAACATTATTGGAACACAGTTCCACCCTGAAAAGAGCGGAGATGTAGGACTTGAAATACTCAAAAATTTTGCTTTAGCTTAG
- a CDS encoding tetratricopeptide repeat protein codes for MKNNLLSIDEYRNNPEFYFYKGLRCANKRNINEAYKHLIKAAELSPENMEYKFNIACFLSEMQRPKEANRIFMDILLHYNPTMYDCYFGMGCNSFELGDMKKSAEYFEKYIYFDSDGEFSEEVSEMIFYLKLYNNISVDNRFLKLSQTSLKNAKKSLLNNKTGEAVRELYKAIGFNPMNTDARNLLVLILIEQQNYKRASNFIATVTNIYSEDIWANSLKIYNLYGSRKYSRVEKLLKILPFRSIYNRKDLLCIATTLIIFNKIDELIQLLETYIVEYSDLFVCSLLLIGYIASKNYEKANPIINNLQTIKTLDTDFSDWIKRVSEILKEDTSEVSVLDEYKEIFRIIGEPEDYMYSPFRYLEIFENASKPRQRTIRKVPKKYNSVVECVVLHKEIMYVPEYEKEIIQILYNIIYHTGELLIESEKDIVGLSAVIEYIYCKENFIDLEKEELIQKYGISSIAFNKLLKKINY; via the coding sequence GTGAAAAATAATTTATTAAGCATCGATGAATATCGGAACAATCCGGAATTTTATTTCTATAAGGGACTGCGTTGCGCCAACAAAAGGAACATAAACGAAGCCTACAAACATCTGATAAAAGCGGCTGAGCTAAGTCCTGAGAATATGGAGTATAAATTTAACATAGCATGCTTTCTTTCTGAAATGCAAAGGCCCAAAGAAGCCAACAGGATATTCATGGATATACTTTTACACTATAACCCTACAATGTATGATTGTTATTTCGGTATGGGTTGTAACAGCTTTGAGCTTGGTGATATGAAAAAATCAGCCGAATACTTTGAAAAGTATATTTATTTTGACAGTGATGGCGAATTCAGCGAAGAAGTTTCAGAAATGATATTTTATTTAAAACTGTATAATAACATTTCCGTAGACAACAGATTTTTAAAGTTGTCTCAAACTAGCTTAAAAAATGCTAAAAAAAGCCTTTTAAATAACAAAACCGGCGAGGCGGTAAGAGAACTATATAAGGCAATAGGATTTAACCCTATGAACACCGATGCACGTAATCTGCTGGTACTTATACTTATAGAACAGCAGAATTATAAACGTGCATCAAATTTTATTGCCACAGTTACAAATATATATAGTGAAGACATTTGGGCTAACAGCCTTAAAATATATAACTTATATGGCTCCCGGAAATATTCCCGGGTAGAAAAATTATTAAAGATCCTTCCATTTAGAAGTATATATAACAGGAAGGACCTTTTATGTATTGCAACTACTTTAATAATATTTAATAAAATAGATGAATTGATTCAATTGCTGGAAACATATATTGTTGAGTACAGCGACTTATTCGTATGTTCTTTGCTGCTTATAGGATATATAGCATCAAAAAATTATGAGAAGGCAAACCCGATTATTAATAATCTGCAAACAATTAAAACGTTGGATACAGATTTTTCGGATTGGATTAAAAGGGTCAGTGAAATTTTAAAGGAAGATACTTCGGAAGTGTCTGTTTTGGATGAATATAAGGAAATATTCAGAATAATCGGGGAGCCTGAAGATTACATGTATAGTCCCTTCAGGTATTTAGAAATATTTGAAAATGCCTCGAAACCAAGGCAGAGAACTATCAGAAAGGTTCCAAAAAAGTATAATTCTGTAGTTGAGTGTGTTGTACTGCATAAGGAAATAATGTATGTTCCTGAATACGAAAAGGAAATAATACAAATATTGTATAACATAATATATCATACAGGCGAACTTTTGATAGAGAGTGAAAAAGATATAGTAGGTCTTTCTGCTGTAATTGAATACATCTATTGCAAAGAGAATTTTATTGATTTGGAAAAAGAGGAATTAATACAAAAGTATGGAATTTCTTCTATTGCGTTTAATAAGTTACTCAAAAAAATAAATTATTAG